The following are from one region of the Salvia hispanica cultivar TCC Black 2014 chromosome 1, UniMelb_Shisp_WGS_1.0, whole genome shotgun sequence genome:
- the LOC125221760 gene encoding probable protein phosphatase 2C 60 produces the protein MLSGLMNFLKACFRPRADGFAQKGSDANGRQDGLLWYKDSGQHFNGEFSMAVVQANNLLEDQSQLESGCLSTTESGPYGTFVGVYDGHGGPETSRFINDHLFPHLKRFAAEHQSMSAEVIRKAFQATEDGFLSVVSRQWPTRPQIAAVGSCCLVGIICSGTLYIANLGDSRAVLGRLVRATGEVLAIQLSAEHNASFESVRQELQSLHPDDSHIVVLKHNVWRVKGLIQISRSIGDVYLKKAEFNREPLFQKFRLREPFQRPILSADPAIAVQELLPDDQFIIFASDGLWEHLSNQEAVDLVQNHPRNGSAKRLVKAALQEAAKKREMRYSDLKKIDRGVRRHFHDDITVVVVFVDSHLVSRASSGRSPNISVKGSGITIPANSLAPFTTPAEPVAT, from the exons ATGTTATCGGGGTTAATGAACTTTTTGAAGGCCTGTTTTCGGCCAAGGGCAGACGGGTTCGCTCAGAAAGGCTCGGATGCCAATGGCCGGCAGGATGGACTTTTGTGGTATAAAGACTCGGGGCAGCATTTCAATGGGGAGTTCTCAATGGCTGTAGTTCAAGCAAATAATTTACTAGAGGATCAAAGCCAGCTTGAGTCTGGTTGTCTGAGCACGACTGAGTCCGGACCTTATGGCACCTTCGTGGGGGTTTATGATGGACATGGAGGTCCTGAAACCTCCCGGTTCATCAATGATCACCTCTTCCCACATCTAAAGA GGTTTGCGGCGGAACATCAATCGATGTCAGCAGAAGTTATTCGTAAGGCATTTCAAGCAACCGAGGATGGTTTTCTCTCAGTTGTCAGCAGACAATGGCCTACGAGACCACAGATTGCAGCGGTTGGCTCTTGTTGTCTTGTAGGAATAATCTGCAGTGGAACTCTCTATATTGCGAATCTTGGCGATTCCCGTGCTGTTCTAGGGAGGCTTGTCAGGGCTACAGGGGAAGTACTTGCTATTCAACTCTCAGCTGAGCACAACGCAAGTTTTGAGTCAGTGAGACAGGAGTTGCAGTCTTTGCACCCTGATGATTCACATATCGTAGTTTTAAAACATAACGTGTGGCGCGTGAAGGGTCTTATACAG ATCTCAAGATCAATTGGAGACGTGTATTTAAAAAAGGCTGAATTCAACAGAGAGCCGCTATTTCAGAAATTCCGACTGCGTGAACCTTTCCAAAGACCTATTTTGAGTGCAGATCCTGCAATCGCTGTGCAAGAGTTGTTGCCTGATGACCAATTCATTATATTTGCATCTGATGGCCTCTGGGAACACCTTTCCAACCAAGAAGCTGTTGATCTAGTCCAAAATCATCCACGCAAT GGGAGCGCTAAGAGATTAGTGAAAGCAGCATTGCAAGAGGCAGCAAAGAAAAGGGAGATGAGGTATTCAGACTTGAAGAAAATCGACCGTGGAGTTCGTCGTCATTTCCACGACGACATAACAGTAGTGGTGGTGTTTGTTGACTCTCATCTTGTGAGTAGGGCTAGTTCAGGGCGGAGTCCCAACATATCTGTGAAGGGGAGTGGCATCACTATTCCTGCGAATTCACTGGCGCCTTTCACGACCCCAGCAGAACCCGTGGCAACTTGA
- the LOC125194829 gene encoding uncharacterized protein LOC125194829 has protein sequence MLEAAMSTIQEEINNEVERYQAAIQAWNEQHVRVPRTRMYIHRDREQAGLRLFMDYFSADPRWSDQMFHRRFRMRRHVFLRVVNAVVAHDSYFMQTVDVVGRQSISTLQKCTSALRQLAYRTTADMFDEYLHVSEHTGRNCLARFYRAVVEAFKDTYLRKPTTDDVHRLVRMHEEIEAQII, from the coding sequence ATGTTAGAGGCGGCGATGTCCACAATCCAAGAAGAAATCAACAACGAGGTGGAACGCTATCAAGCTGCTATTCAAGCGTGGAACGAGCAACACGTCCGGGTACCGCGTACTCGGATGTATATCCACCGAGACCGTGAACAAGCTGGTTTGCGGCTTTTCATGGATTATTTCTCTGCAGATCCTCGATGGAGTGATCAGATGTTCCATCGCCGGTTCCGGATGCGGAGGCATGTGTTCCTGCGCGTTGTCAACGCAGTTGTAGCTCATGACTCGTACTTTATGCAAACCGTCGATGTTGTCGGGCGGCAAAGTATATCGACTTTGCAGAAATGCACATCCGCCCTACGCCAACTCGCTTACCGAACAACTGCAGATATGTTTGATGAGTACCTCCATGTGAGCGAGCATACTGGACGCAATTGCCTAGCTAGATTTTACCGGGCAGTGGTCGAAGCATTCAAGGATACATACTTGAGAAAACCAACGACCGACGATGTTCACAGATTGGTGCGCATGCACGAGGAGATTGAAGcccaaataatttaa
- the LOC125186195 gene encoding dnaJ homolog subfamily C member 17, whose amino-acid sequence MDVEIDHYVVLGLPSGEEGAQLSDQEINKAYRSKARELHPDKRPDDPNAHANFLKLQNSYQVLKDEKARKLFDDLLRIKREKVQRQGQQDSKRRKMMSDLEERERSAFAADPTMKAQEEEERISRQLKQEIARIIAMHSNKKPAAAAPSKQDGAADGGSGGGGNGLDKAKVLKVSWEKTGEGYTAQRLREIFREFGYVEDVVIKSTKKKGSALVVMESEDAAIAATGHVLGDLSNPLLVVPLQPGSSPAVFSAEKNEPDGPKLSNLVGAGYQDFENSVLEKMKKAAQKQK is encoded by the exons ATGGATGTTGAAATCGACCATTATGTTGTTCTAGGACTGCCTTCAGGTGAGGAAGGTGCCCAACTATCGGACCAGGAGATTAACAAGGCTTATCGGTCTAAGGCGAGGGAGCTGCATCCGGACAAAAGGCCCGACGATCCTAATGCAcatgctaactttcttaagctTCAAAATTCTTATCAAGTTCTCAAAGATGAAAAGGCTAGAAAGTTGTTTGATGATCTACTTAGAATTAAAAGGGAGAAGGTTCAGCGCCAAGGACAGCAAGATTCCAAGCGCCGGAAGATGATGTCAGATCTTGAGGAAAGAGAGCGGTCTGCTTTTGCTGCTGACCCCACTATGAAAGCTcaagaagaggaagagagaatATCTCGGCAGCTGAAGCAGGAGATTGCTAGAATTATTGCTATGCATTCCAACAAAAAACCAGCTGCTGCAGCACCTTCCAAGCAAGATGGAGCAGCAGATGGGGGAAGTGGAGGTGGAGGTAATGGGCTGGACAAGGCCAAGGTTCTCAAAGTTTCATGGGAGAAGACTGGTGAAGGTTACACAGCTCAGAGACTCCGTGAGATATTCAGAGAATTTGGCTATGTAGAAGATGTAGTCATTAAAAGTACCAAGAAGAAAGGTTCAGCTCTTGTAGTGATGGAATCAGAGGATGCTGCCATTGCTGCAACTGGGCATGTGTTGGGTGATCTTTCAAATCCTCTCCTTGTAGTGCCTCTTCAACCTGGTTCGTCACCGGCTGTTTTTAGTGCTGAGAAAAACGAGCCTGATGGCCCTAAATTGAGCAATCTTGTTGGTGCTGGGTatcaagattttgaaaattcggtgctggaaaaaatgaaaaag GCTGCGCAGAAGCAAAAATGA